The following coding sequences lie in one Aspergillus puulaauensis MK2 DNA, chromosome 3, nearly complete sequence genomic window:
- a CDS encoding uncharacterized protein (COG:H;~EggNog:ENOG410PKVF;~InterPro:IPR001613,IPR006175,IPR036188,IPR002937, IPR035959;~PFAM:PF01266,PF01042,PF13450,PF01593;~go_function: GO:0016491 - oxidoreductase activity [Evidence IEA];~go_process: GO:0055114 - oxidation-reduction process [Evidence IEA]) translates to MTPKNKYLCPTFINPPSLPDPEFYSHAVSVNGCGRLVFTSGQVGGRKDGTFPESFKDQVEQAFKNLEDVLHASGAQIRDVIKLKWFCVNWNADESFPDLLKSTFAFLTDRYGVRFQPLTTLVPVPALAFPHIKFEVEATAAIGGSRTPFAPSPNPSELRLASLKADAVVVGAGFSGLQAAYDLHQIGHKVLLLEAKNRVGGRSWTIPLKSGKGRVELGATWINQKTQPKVYALAKQFGLDIVEQYTKGLAVYQDTNGHIFRTDVASVPEDTTSSRGPGTNFNLKQMFQQIELLQKEVDLRETSKFPASIDVSVEAWIKQNQFTPFAADYLRAFVRGIVCREPEDVGIHYALDYIKSGGGFESLFLEGPEGAQALKIKQGTSAIAEGLANTLPPGSAILNTPVDRIEQYGGGVTLGTTNGLTVEAKKVVIAIPTHVYQKIHFSPPLPYDKRAIVSRTKPGHLAKVIMTYARPWWREIGLVGIFQSFTGPINLSWEISDSANEQYSLALFLCGDAESKWEKLSSLSREEALINHLVELVGPEHGHLAKDVLEINEQTWTKEEYIEGAPTSAIGPGELSRHGNALRAPFHNLFFGGGETAFEWKGYMEGALRAGSRVADEVNHALSMNSTSKL, encoded by the exons ATGACTCCCAAAAACAAGTACCTCTGCCCCACTTTCATCAACCCTCCAAGTCTCCCTGACCCGGAGTTCTATTCTCACGCCGTATCTGTTAACGGATGTGGACGCTTGGTATTTACATCGGGCCAAGTAGGAGGCCGCAAGGATGGAACATTCCCCGAGTCGTTCAAGGATCAAGTTGAACAAGCCTTCAAAAACCTCGAGGATGTTCTTCACGCATCCGGCGCCCAGATCCGTGACGTGATAAAACTGAAATGGTTCTGCGTGAACTGGAATGCAGATGAAAGTTTCCCAGACCTGCTCAAGTCAACATTTGCATTCCTCACGGACCGGTATGGGGTGCGGTTCCAGCCCCTGACAACCTtggttccagttccagcgcTGGCATTCCCTCATATCAAATTCGAAGTGGAAGCAACGGCGGCAATTGGAGGCTCAAGAACCCCCTTTGCTCCCTCGCCGAATCCTTCGGAGCTGCGCCTAGCGTCGTTGAAGGCCGATGCTGTTGTCGTTGGCGCGGGATTTAGCGGCTTGCAGGCTGCGTATGACCTACACCAGATCGGCCACaaggtccttctccttgaagCCAAGAATCGGGTCGGGGGCAGGAGTTGGACGATTCCTCTGAAAAgtgggaaaggaagagtcGAGCTGGGCGCGACTTGGATCAATCAGAAAACGCAGCCGAAAGTCTACGCACTCGCGAAGCAATTTGGGCTTGATATTGTTGAGCAGTATACGAAGGGGCTTGCGGTTTACCAAGATACCAATGGGCACATCTTTCGCACCGATGTGGCATCTGTTCCTGAG GATACAACCTCAAGCCGGGGTCCTGGCACAAACTTCAACCTTAAGCAGATGTTCCAGCAGATCGAACTGTTGCAGAAGGAAGTTGATCTCAGGGAGACGAGCAAATTTCCAGCCTCGATTGATGTGTCAGTTGAGGCTTGGATCAAGCAGAACCAGTTCACGCCATTCGCAGCTGACTATCTGCGAGCTTTTGTGAGGGGTATAGTGTGCCGCGAGCCAGAAGATGTGGGAATCCATTATGCACTTGATTATATCAAGTCTGGTGGAGGTTTTGAAAGCCTGTTCTTGGAAGGCCCGGAGGGAGCTCAAGCCTTGAAAATCAAGCAAG GCACATCTGCAATTGCCGAAGGCCTAGCAAATACACTCCCGCCAGGCTCTGCCATACTTAACACCCCCGTCGACAGAATCGAGCAATATGGAGGCGGTGTTACACTTGGTACTACGAATGGGCTTACCGTGGAAGCGAAGAAAGTGGTCATTGCCATTCCGACACACGTCTACCAGAAAATACATTTTTCGCCTCCATTGCCGTACGACAAGCGAGCCATCGTCTCAAGAACGAAGCCTGGCCACCTGGCGAAAGTCATCATGACATACGCACGGCCATGGTGGCGAGAGATTGGCTTGGTAGGTATTTTCCAAAGTTTTACTGGCCCAATCAATCTATCTTGGGAAATCTCGGACTCCGCCAACGAACAGTACTCCTTGGCCCTGTTCTTGTGCGGAGACGCAGAGAGCAAATGGGAGAAGCTATCTTCCCTCAGCAGGGAGGAGGCTTTGATTAATCACCTGGTTGAGTTGGTAGGACCGGAGCATGGGCATCTAGCCAAAGATGTTCTCGAGATCAATGAGCAGACTTGGACAAAGGAGGAGTACATTGAAGGAGCGCCTACGTCGGCCATTGGGCCAGGGGAGCTGTCGCGCCATGGCAATGCGTTGAGGGCTCCTTTCCACAATCTCTTCTTTGGGGGTGGAGAAACCGCGTTTGAATGGAAGGGGTACATGGAGGGTGCCTTGAGAGCGGGTTCTCGTGTGGCGGACGAGGTTAACCACGCTCTTTCGATGAACTCTACTAGTAAACTTTGA
- a CDS encoding SDR family NAD(P)-dependent oxidoreductase (COG:Q;~EggNog:ENOG410PVJF;~InterPro:IPR002347,IPR036291,IPR020904;~PFAM:PF00106,PF13561,PF08659;~go_function: GO:0016491 - oxidoreductase activity [Evidence IEA];~go_process: GO:0055114 - oxidation-reduction process [Evidence IEA]): MPHMSLEGKVAIVTGGTRGIGYGIAIELAHRGAAVLITYVSPGSAKFAQELISKVEKSGGKAAAVQADCCSVDSPKLIVDTAIKTFTGKIDILVNNAGISEELWLRDCTYDHFERVFQTNVRFPMFLAQASLPYLSKGGRILNMSSVAAREAWKMHTVYSASKAAIESFTRTWSLELGHEYGVTVNCINPGPVATEMWDAMPAETQEETQKYIDNVPAAPRLATVDDIAQIATFLCEDEARWITGSTTCANGGAVMV, translated from the exons ATGCCGCACATGTCGCTTGAAGGTAAAGTAGCCATTGTCACCGGCGGAACCAGGGGCATTGGGTACGGAATTGCAATAGAGCTCGCTCACCGGGGAGCCGCCGTCCTCATAACATATGTCTCACCAGGCTCCGCCAAGTTTGCACAAGAGCTGATCTCCAAGGTCGAAAAGTCCGGGGGCAAGGCAGCAGCTGTGCAAGCGGATTGTTGCTCGGTTGACTCTCCAAAGTTGATTGTCGACACGGCCATCAAGACATTCACTGGAAAGATTGACATTCTCGTGAACAACGCCGGTATCAGCGAGGAGCTGTGGTTGCGGGACTGTACATACGACCATTTCGAGAGGGTGTTCCAGACGAATGTGCGGTTTCCGATGTTTCTTGCACAGGCAAGCTTACCGTATTTGAGCAAGGGTGGGAGGATCCTGAACATGTCGAGTGTCGCGGCTAGAGAAG CATGGAAGATGCATACGGTGTACAGTGCGTCGAAGGCGGCTATCGAAAGCTTCACGCGTACCTGGAGCTTGGAACTTGGCCACGAGTATGGGGTCACGGTCAATTGCATTAACCCAGGCCCCGTGGCAACGGAAATGTGGGA TGCTATGCCTGCGGAAACTCAGGAGGAAACTCAGAAATACATCGACAACGTCCCTGCTGCGCCTCGTTTAGCTACAGTCGACGATATCGCACAAATCGCGACCTTCCTGTGCGAAGATGAGGCAAGATGGATAACCGGGTCGACTACCTGCGCTAATGGAGGCGCGGTCATGGTGTGA
- a CDS encoding MDR family NADP-dependent oxidoreductase (COG:S;~EggNog:ENOG410PM68;~InterPro:IPR041694,IPR013149,IPR036291,IPR011032, IPR020843;~PFAM:PF00107,PF16884;~go_function: GO:0016491 - oxidoreductase activity [Evidence IEA];~go_process: GO:0055114 - oxidation-reduction process [Evidence IEA]), which yields MDFPTETKCWVLAKKPTGKPVISGAHSTFRLETRQLPSLKPGQILLKTCFLSNDPAQRMWIDAELPADRLYLKPIEVGQVMASRGIGRVLSSRSSKIKAGSQVVVPNIGWTEYAVLSDQGVIVLEPLPLGLSVTHYLGALGNTGLTAYYGLVVQSEAKPQDTVIVSGAAGATGSMVIQIAKKIIGCKRVIGIAGTDEKCQWVESLGADLCLNYKSESFVDNLKKGTAGGVDVFFDCVGGAILDQVLPRMSKFGRIEACGAISGYNEKGSALFENWFHVVSMRLKIQGFIVLDYAAHAQDAIEVLKQAIADRKLVLGEQSQTINSVTFQDIPKVWLWLFEGGNTGKLITAL from the exons ATGGACTTCCCTACAGAAACGAAATGCTGGGTATTGGCCAAAAAGCCGACCGGAAAGCCCGTCATATCTGGAGCACATTCCACCTTCCGACTGGAGACGCGCCAATTACCCAGCCTAAAGCCCGGGCAGATCCTCCTGAAAACCTGCTTTCTCTCCAACGATCCCGCGCAGCGTATGTGGATCGATGCAGAGCTGCCAGCGGATCGATTATACCTGAAGCCTATCGAAGTTGGGCAGGTCATGGCGTCTCGGGGAATCGGAAGAGTTCTTTCTAGCCGCTCGTCGAAGATCAAGGCAGGAAGTCAGGTCGTTGTGCCCAATATCGGCTGGACGGAGTATGCTGTATTGTCAGACCAGGGCGTGATTGTTCTAGAGCCGCTACCACTAGGTCTAAGTGTCACGCACTATTTGGGTGCTCTGGGAAACACGGGGTTGACTGCCTACTATGGGCTCGTGGTACAAAGCGAGGCGAAGCCGCAGGATACGGTCATAGTGTCTGGAGCAGCGGGGGCTACGGGGAGTATGGTCATACAgattgcgaagaagatcattgGGTGCAAAAGAGTCATCGGCATTGCTGGGACTGATGAGAAATGCCAATGGGTCGAGAGCCTTGGGGCCGATCTAT GTCTCAATTATAAGTCAGAGTCTTTCGTGGATAACCTGAAGAAAGGCACAGCCGGCGGGGTGGATGTGTTTTTCGACTGTGTTGGAGGTGCCATCTTGGACCAGGTTCTCCCGCGGATGTCAAAGTTCGGCCGGATTGAAGCCTGTGGTGCCATATCTGGGTACAATGAGAAAGGAAGCGCACTGTTTGAGAATTGGTTTCACGTCGTGAGCATGAGGCTGAAAATCCAAGGTTTCATTGTGCTTGACTACGCCGCTCATGCCCAGGATGCTATTGAAGTTCTGAAGCAGGCTATCGCTGATCGCAAGCTTGTGCTTGGGGAACAGAGTCAAACCATTAATTCAGTCACGTTTCAGGATATACCGAAGGTCTGGTTGTGGCTCTTTGAAGGAGGTAATACAGGCAAGCTTATCACGGCGTTATAG
- a CDS encoding uncharacterized protein (COG:Q;~EggNog:ENOG410PHGE;~InterPro:IPR002347,IPR036291,IPR020904;~PFAM:PF00106,PF13561,PF08659;~go_function: GO:0016491 - oxidoreductase activity [Evidence IEA];~go_process: GO:0055114 - oxidation-reduction process [Evidence IEA]) encodes MSTKQNVALPDFSSIFALDGQVAVVTGGSRGLGLHAASGLLQAGCSKVYITARKVAECEAAARALNALKNKRTGAQAIAIPADVSKAAGVNNLVDEISKTTDHVDILFANAGSVWGAPFDTHPEEGLDKTYNVNVKGVFLLIQRMASLLESNATRQHPSRILITGSIAGIGIGTLGSQATYGYSMTKAAVMHLARNLAVELGPRNILVNSIAPGLFPSKMTLDRMENVGGVANVASNVPNGRVGRPEDIAALVVFLSGRGSSHINGTTIVIDGGNLHTRSML; translated from the exons ATGTCCACAAAACAAAATGTCGCACTGCCCGATTTCTCGTCCATCTTCGCCCTCGACGGACAGGTTGCCGTCGTGACTGGAGGCTCACGTGGACTGGGACTACATGCTGCTTCTGG TCTCCTGCAGGCAGGATGCTCCAAAGTCTACATCACGGCGCGGAAAGTTGCAGAGTGCGAGGCAGCTGCCAGGGCGTTGAACGCCctcaaaaacaaaagaacCGGCGCGCAAGCTATCGCTATCCCAGCCGACGTATCCAAAGCTGCGGGCGTGAACAATCTAGTCGACGAGATCTCCAAAACAACGGATCATGTCGATATTCTTTTTGCAAACGCCGGCTCAGTCTGGGGCGCACCCTTTGATACCCACCCGGAGGAGGGCCTAGACAAAACCTACAACGTGAATGTCAAGGGCGTATTTTTGCTGATCCAAAG GATGGCAAGTTTGCTGGAGAGTAATGCCACTCGGCAGCACCCATCGAGGATTCTGATCACAGGTTCCATTGCGGGGATTGGAATCGGCACTCTTGGATCGCAGGCCACATACGGGTACTCGATGACCAAGGCCGCAGTCATGCATCTGGCCCGTAACCTGGCTGTTGAACTCGGGCCGAGAAACATCTTGGTCAATTCTATTGCCCCGGGCCTGTTCCCATCGAAGATGACGCTTGATCGCATGGAGAATGTAGGCGGAGTTGCGAATGTCGCTTCCAATGTTCCTAATGGAAGGGTTGGCCGACCAGAGGATATCGCGGCGTTGGTGGTCTTTCTTTCGGGTCGGGGATCCTCTCACATCAATGGGACGACAATTGTCATCGATGGTGGGAACCTACATACAAGAAGCATGCTTTGA
- a CDS encoding uncharacterized protein (COG:Q;~EggNog:ENOG410PGNV;~InterPro:IPR002347,IPR036291,IPR020904;~PFAM:PF00106,PF13561,PF08659;~go_function: GO:0016491 - oxidoreductase activity [Evidence IEA];~go_process: GO:0055114 - oxidation-reduction process [Evidence IEA]), which yields MTSDLSGRTTVITGAVGGLGFALTLAILQAGGDVVCLDLPLEPPREAWVAITTWATKSNTVATYHHCDVTNEEEIKAVLEKSQQSAQERNHPIRGLIAGAGIQKMYDAMEFPVDAFRKIHDINVTGSFLIAKHVARIMRDTGLGGSILLVASIAGYVASRGVHGAAYCASKAATHALCRSLATEWGTLGIRINSLSPGPIKTDLLDAMLEETPSLNASFMASNVLGPLGAPDDLQAAAIFFLGDGSSYVTGTDLLIDGGACSST from the exons ATGACATCCGATTTGTCCGGAAGGACCACtgtcatcaccggcgccgTTGGGGGCTTAGGGTTCGCATTGACTCTCGCCATTCTACAAGCAGGCGGCGACGTTGTCTGCTTGGATCTACCCCTCGAGCCGCCGAGAGAGGCGTGGGTTGCGATTACGACCTGGGCCACGAAATCCAATACGGTTGCAACATATCATCATTGTGATGTTACGAACGAGGAGGAGATCAAAGCGGTACTTGAGAAGTCTCAGCAATCTGCGCAAGAGCGCAATCATCCCATTCGCGGACTTATCGCGGGCGCCGGAATCCAGAAGATGTACGATGCGATGGAATTCCCCGTCGACGCTTTCCGAAAGATCCATGATATCAACGTTACCGGGAGCTTCTTGATAGCCAAGCACGTGGCGAGAATTATGAGAGACACAGGTCTAGGGGGGAGCATTCTACTAGTCGCCTCGATAGCGGGATACGTTGCGAGCAGG GGCGTCCACGGAGCTGCATACTGCGCCTCTAAGGCTGCAACGCATGCGCTATGCCGCTCTCTCGCCACAGAATGGGGCACGCTTGGAATAAGGATCAATTCTCTCTCCCCTGGTCCTATTAAGACGGATTTGCTAGATGCGATGCTCGAGGAAACTCCGTCGCTTAATGCATCGTTTATGGCCTCAAATGTCCTTGGACCCCTCGGAGCTCCCGATGATCTTCAAGCAGCGGCTATTTTCTTCCTGGGGGACGGGTCATCTTATGTGACAGGCACAGATCTATTGATTGATGGGGGAGCTTGCTCATCGACTTGA